The Psychromonas sp. MME1 genome window below encodes:
- a CDS encoding ankyrin repeat domain-containing protein: MLKELVKLSMARGFLLLSLLLISGCKDMEIKGKTYQQSYTDQQVVALIKAACSGNIKKLEQLVSAGADVNAMGEHGSTPLIWVMLAKNYQGVEALLKLGANPNQRFDQGYTPMWFAAGGDDIKLLKLLLQYGGDVDIWAEGKSPLVLAALQDRTAHYELLIEYGADINSADIVGNTLATWYEALAYYEKLLGLLESGYHYDLDYLARRVANSQVSETAPQWQWRKKVIGKLKQMGVSYPPVLYTGPELTYMRLKPSERVRLEQAERDGKLPSTSRGQKRLDDDRELEKQANYQAKLEYDKLFGQLEKGYCENTVEFALWVEDNPVPINTPQWQWRNKVIEKLKIMRVYYPPRRAKKMRLTEKYRATLERLEAGGKLMPGSNAAQFLARDRALQSTVK, encoded by the coding sequence ATGTTAAAGGAGTTAGTTAAGTTAAGTATGGCAAGGGGGTTTTTACTTTTGTCGTTGCTACTTATTTCAGGGTGTAAAGATATGGAAATTAAAGGTAAGACATACCAGCAAAGTTATACTGATCAACAAGTTGTGGCTTTGATAAAAGCGGCTTGCAGTGGCAATATAAAGAAGCTAGAGCAGTTAGTTAGCGCCGGTGCCGATGTTAATGCTATGGGTGAGCATGGATCAACACCTTTAATATGGGTAATGTTGGCTAAAAATTATCAGGGCGTTGAAGCTCTTCTTAAATTGGGTGCTAATCCGAATCAACGCTTTGACCAAGGTTATACCCCGATGTGGTTTGCTGCCGGCGGTGATGATATTAAGCTATTGAAATTGCTATTACAGTACGGAGGGGATGTTGATATATGGGCGGAAGGTAAAAGTCCGCTAGTCTTAGCCGCTCTGCAAGATCGCACTGCTCATTATGAATTACTCATAGAATATGGCGCTGATATCAATAGTGCTGATATAGTTGGGAATACATTGGCAACTTGGTATGAAGCGTTGGCTTATTATGAGAAACTGTTGGGGCTACTAGAAAGTGGTTATCATTATGATCTTGATTATCTTGCACGTCGAGTCGCCAATAGTCAGGTGTCTGAAACAGCGCCACAATGGCAATGGCGTAAAAAAGTGATCGGCAAGTTAAAACAGATGGGAGTAAGCTATCCGCCAGTCCTCTATACAGGACCTGAGCTTACTTATATGCGCTTAAAACCCAGTGAAAGAGTGCGTCTTGAACAGGCTGAAAGAGACGGTAAGTTACCGTCAACATCTAGAGGTCAAAAGAGGCTTGATGATGATCGTGAACTGGAAAAACAAGCCAACTATCAGGCTAAGCTTGAATATGATAAATTATTTGGGCAGCTTGAAAAAGGCTATTGTGAGAACACTGTTGAATTTGCTCTTTGGGTAGAAGATAACCCTGTGCCAATAAATACCCCGCAATGGCAATGGAGAAATAAAGTCATAGAAAAATTAAAAATAATGCGAGTGTATTACCCTCCTCGTAGAGCTAAAAAAATGCGTTTAACTGAAAAATATAGGGCAACATTAGAGCGCTTAGAAGCCGGAGGGAAACTGATGCCAGGATCAAATGCAGCTCAATTTTTAGCTAGAGATAGAGCATTACAAAGTACCGTAAAGTAG
- a CDS encoding tetratricopeptide repeat protein encodes MQNLSNDELFHFALDANKNERHDTAIGYLKQLIENVPDHEQGLFLLGAEYAQVGLFSEAIKYMEKTIELGTTLTAANFQLGLLYMATEEYDNAQESWKTIQQEGENDYIYIFSQALIHLVNNQEEKAKSLLAEGIELNKDNTALNNDMKNVLNSIGKINMFPFQQPKEKNVNLAEENVQEEEDDNSTNQLFLSAYQTTH; translated from the coding sequence ATGCAAAATTTATCTAATGATGAATTATTTCATTTTGCGCTGGATGCCAATAAAAATGAGCGTCACGATACAGCGATTGGTTACCTAAAGCAGCTAATTGAAAACGTACCAGATCACGAACAAGGATTGTTCCTTCTTGGCGCTGAATACGCCCAAGTCGGGCTTTTTTCAGAAGCTATAAAGTATATGGAAAAGACCATCGAATTAGGTACTACTTTAACTGCGGCTAATTTTCAATTAGGGCTGTTATATATGGCAACAGAAGAATACGACAACGCACAAGAGTCATGGAAAACGATTCAACAAGAAGGAGAAAATGATTATATTTATATTTTTTCCCAAGCCTTAATTCACCTCGTCAATAATCAAGAAGAAAAAGCTAAATCACTGTTAGCGGAAGGCATTGAGTTAAATAAAGACAATACAGCACTTAATAATGACATGAAAAATGTATTAAACTCAATCGGAAAGATCAATATGTTTCCCTTCCAACAACCAAAGGAAAAAAACGTTAATTTAGCTGAGGAAAATGTCCAAGAAGAAGAGGACGATAACTCTACAAATCAATTGTTTCTTTCTGCTTATCAAACAACACACTAA